From the genome of Cytobacillus luteolus, one region includes:
- the cmk gene encoding (d)CMP kinase, whose translation MEKSISIAIDGPAAAGKSTVAKIIAEKLSYIYIDTGAMYRALTFIAIKNNNDLNDEEQLMTSLNNTLIQLKPSDNGQLVFLNGEEVTETIRSSEVTNSVSIVAKHRKVREEMVRRQQKLAENGGVVMDGRDIGTHVLPDAEVKVFLLASALQRAKRRHEENLSKGYESDLNVLMKEIETRDKLDSEREVAPLRKAEDAVVIDTTSLSIDEVVDRIMDLVVERN comes from the coding sequence ATGGAAAAAAGTATATCTATCGCTATTGATGGACCGGCAGCAGCTGGGAAAAGTACAGTAGCCAAAATAATTGCAGAAAAACTATCATACATATATATAGATACTGGAGCGATGTATAGAGCATTAACTTTTATCGCCATAAAAAATAACAATGATCTAAATGATGAGGAACAATTAATGACTTCCTTGAATAATACGCTTATTCAATTGAAGCCTAGTGATAATGGTCAATTAGTTTTTCTAAATGGAGAAGAGGTTACTGAAACGATTCGCTCATCTGAAGTTACTAATTCGGTTTCTATTGTTGCAAAACATCGTAAAGTACGAGAAGAAATGGTAAGACGACAGCAGAAATTAGCTGAAAATGGCGGAGTCGTTATGGATGGGAGAGATATTGGAACACATGTATTACCTGATGCAGAGGTGAAAGTGTTCTTGTTAGCTTCCGCCCTACAACGTGCAAAACGACGTCATGAAGAGAATCTATCTAAGGGTTACGAATCGGATTTGAATGTACTTATGAAAGAAATTGAAACGCGAGATAAACTTGATTCTGAACGAGAAGTTGCTCCACTTAGGAAGGCTGAGGATGCTGTCGTGATTGATACAACATCCTTATCAATTGATGAGGTTGTAGACAGGATCATGGATTTGGTTGTAGAAAGGAATTGA
- the ypeB gene encoding germination protein YpeB, whose amino-acid sequence MLRGILITVLSITVIGTSYWGYKEHQEKNAVLIQAENNYQRAFHDLTYQVDLLNDKIGAALAMSSRDSLSPTLAEVWRITSEAHTDVSQLPLTLLPFNKTEEFLANVGEFSYRAAVRNLDKEPLTQKEYDTLHQLYENSADIQKELRKVQHLVIDNNLRWMDVELALASGEKQADNTIIDGFETVEKNVAAYSESEFGETMATMQKGNGGGEFENLSGEEISEKEAKKIAREFLGIKEDVKISVAENGEGASNGFYSLTIHDPKAENETFMDITKKGGYPIWVLQNREVKDQKVSLNEASNIAEKFLKDHNFDDQVLFESAQYDNEAAFTFVASVDGVKVYPDSIKMKIALDDGRIVGFSARDYLVAHKEREIPEPSISIDEAKKKMNKNVTVMEEHEALIINDIGKEVLCYEFLGTIDNDTYRIFVNAENGVEEKVEKLKNAEPLYRQL is encoded by the coding sequence ATGTTACGAGGTATTTTAATTACAGTATTATCCATAACGGTTATCGGAACCTCTTACTGGGGTTACAAGGAACATCAGGAGAAAAATGCAGTTTTAATTCAAGCGGAAAATAATTACCAAAGAGCATTTCATGATCTAACTTATCAAGTAGATTTGCTTAATGATAAAATCGGTGCAGCACTTGCTATGAGTTCGCGTGATTCTTTGTCACCGACTCTTGCAGAAGTATGGAGAATAACATCAGAAGCACACACGGATGTTAGTCAATTACCTCTGACTTTGCTCCCTTTTAATAAAACGGAAGAATTTCTAGCAAATGTTGGTGAGTTTAGTTACCGTGCAGCTGTACGAAATTTGGATAAGGAACCATTAACACAAAAAGAATATGACACTTTACATCAATTATATGAAAATTCTGCTGATATTCAAAAAGAACTAAGAAAAGTTCAACATTTAGTTATTGATAATAATCTTCGTTGGATGGATGTAGAGCTTGCATTAGCTTCTGGAGAAAAACAAGCTGATAATACAATTATTGATGGATTTGAAACTGTAGAAAAGAATGTTGCAGCATATTCGGAATCTGAGTTTGGAGAAACAATGGCTACTATGCAAAAAGGAAATGGTGGCGGTGAGTTTGAAAATCTAAGCGGAGAAGAAATAAGTGAAAAGGAAGCAAAAAAAATCGCTAGAGAATTTTTAGGCATTAAAGAAGATGTCAAGATTTCTGTAGCTGAAAATGGTGAGGGTGCGAGTAATGGGTTCTATAGTTTAACAATCCATGACCCTAAAGCTGAAAATGAAACCTTTATGGACATTACGAAAAAAGGTGGATATCCAATTTGGGTACTACAAAACCGTGAAGTAAAAGACCAAAAGGTAAGCTTAAATGAAGCATCCAATATTGCAGAGAAGTTTTTAAAAGATCACAATTTTGACGACCAAGTTTTATTCGAAAGTGCCCAGTATGATAACGAAGCCGCATTTACATTTGTAGCAAGTGTTGACGGTGTAAAAGTATACCCAGATTCGATAAAGATGAAGATTGCACTTGATGATGGTCGAATTGTTGGTTTTTCTGCTAGAGATTATTTAGTCGCGCATAAAGAAAGAGAAATACCAGAACCTTCTATCTCTATAGATGAGGCTAAAAAGAAGATGAATAAAAATGTTACAGTTATGGAAGAACATGAAGCATTAATTATAAATGATATCGGTAAAGAAGTATTGTGTTATGAGTTCTTAGGAACAATTGATAATGATACGTACCGAATCTTTGTAAATGCTGAAAATGGTGTAGAAGAAAAAGTAGAGAAATTAAAAAACGCAGAACCGCTTTATCGCCAATTATAG
- a CDS encoding lysophospholipid acyltransferase family protein — translation MNLYTFAKGLTSLVFNPLYRVKVVGAENIPTSGSVLICSNHINNFDPIIVGISAPRPIHFMAKEELFRVPLLGQLVPKLNAFPVKRGMSDREALRKGLKVLKDDNVLGLFPEGTRSKDGKLGKGLAGAGFFATRSEAAVVPCAIIGPYKLFGQLKVVFGEPIDMNRLREQKASAEETTEVIMNSIKELLEKY, via the coding sequence TTGAACCTTTATACCTTCGCAAAAGGATTAACTTCTTTAGTTTTTAATCCTCTATATAGAGTTAAAGTAGTAGGGGCAGAAAATATACCTACTAGCGGTTCTGTTTTAATATGTTCTAATCATATTAATAACTTTGACCCAATAATAGTCGGGATTTCAGCACCAAGACCTATTCACTTTATGGCAAAAGAAGAGCTATTTCGTGTCCCATTACTCGGGCAGCTTGTTCCCAAGTTGAATGCATTTCCTGTAAAGAGGGGTATGAGTGATCGAGAAGCACTTCGAAAAGGCCTAAAAGTGCTTAAGGATGATAATGTACTAGGGTTGTTTCCTGAAGGGACAAGAAGCAAAGATGGAAAGTTAGGGAAGGGGCTTGCTGGAGCTGGTTTTTTTGCAACACGTTCTGAAGCAGCTGTTGTCCCTTGTGCAATTATTGGCCCCTATAAATTATTTGGGCAATTGAAGGTCGTTTTCGGTGAGCCGATTGATATGAATCGTTTAAGAGAACAAAAGGCTTCAGCCGAAGAAACGACTGAAGTAATTATGAATTCAATTAAGGAGCTTTTAGAAAAATACTAA
- a CDS encoding flagellar brake protein produces MLNIGETVTLEPINNVDGEKYRCRVVEKKGDKLYIDYPINEQTGRTVFLIDGTQLRASFVGKDNTVYLFETAVLGRYKQTIPMIILTYPGKDGLVRIQRRQYVRIDTAIDVAVHPINKEFNPFVTVTSDISAGGALLILPNNSKVKPGLHIHTWFVLPLLSGEYGYLKLTSKVIRIVPGENGERDKASLELIEVKENERQLLIKFCFERQLLSRKKGLPSS; encoded by the coding sequence TTGTTAAATATAGGAGAAACAGTCACCCTTGAACCAATAAACAATGTTGATGGTGAAAAATATAGATGTAGGGTGGTTGAAAAAAAAGGAGATAAACTTTACATTGACTATCCCATTAATGAACAAACAGGTAGAACAGTATTTTTAATTGATGGAACTCAATTAAGGGCCTCTTTCGTTGGAAAGGACAACACTGTTTATTTGTTTGAAACAGCAGTACTTGGAAGATATAAGCAGACAATTCCGATGATTATTCTTACTTATCCGGGGAAAGATGGATTGGTCCGTATACAAAGGAGACAATATGTTCGAATTGACACTGCAATTGACGTAGCTGTTCACCCTATCAACAAGGAGTTTAATCCATTTGTGACGGTTACAAGTGATATTAGTGCTGGGGGAGCACTTTTAATCTTACCAAATAACTCTAAAGTCAAACCGGGCTTACATATTCATACTTGGTTTGTTCTACCATTACTCTCAGGTGAGTATGGATATCTAAAGCTTACTAGTAAAGTGATAAGAATAGTGCCTGGAGAGAATGGTGAACGTGATAAAGCTTCTCTTGAATTGATTGAGGTAAAAGAGAATGAACGACAACTCTTAATAAAGTTCTGCTTTGAGCGTCAATTACTATCTAGAAAAAAGGGGCTTCCTAGTTCATAG
- a CDS encoding YpfB family protein, giving the protein MKRFEGILFKLAMIQFIFLLIAQLLLLQSDITPYISKIQDYEGVNGDKYTKTIETMILEDD; this is encoded by the coding sequence ATGAAAAGATTTGAAGGTATTCTTTTTAAATTAGCAATGATTCAATTCATCTTCTTATTAATTGCGCAATTGTTATTACTCCAAAGTGATATAACTCCTTATATATCGAAAATACAGGATTATGAGGGTGTTAACGGGGATAAATATACAAAAACGATAGAAACAATGATTTTAGAAGATGATTAA